The Nodularia sp. LEGE 06071 nucleotide sequence CAATCTAGCGGCATACCTTCTAGAACTAGGAGTCCGCAATATGAAGCTAGAACCGCTACCGACTGAAAAAAAGAAGAAAAAATGACCGAAACTTTTATTGAGTAATTTCCAGTAAAAAATTAGGTCTTGTTAGATATAAGACGGACAAAAGTTCTGTAAGATCAGGCAAGAACGTAAATCAAGCTTGTAATGGAGGTAAATATACAACAGCACAAAAATTAAAAAGGCAAAGTGCTACTAGGTAGTGAACACTTTGCCTGAAAGTAAAAATTAAATATCTCGGAGCGGGGTTTATCTAAACACGACCAAACAAGTGGAACGAAGGTGAGATGTCTGACCACTAATTGGTTACTGTAAGTGATTAGTCCGCGCTGCCTACTCATATTATATGAGTTGCTGTGGCAATTTGAAAATTTCTGTTGGCAGATTTTGACAAATAAATTGAACAATCTTTTTTGAGCATCTCAAAAAAAAAGCCTAAGCAAGCAAAACAGTAAATCTCATAGATATCAGGTGTAGCAGCGCGATAACCCCCTCCGAATACTAAAAACCAAGTATTTGAGGGAAAAAACCGTGAAAAATAGCAACAGCGCACTTCAAGCAAATCAAGTTATCCCAGGGTACGAGACAAGATCCCGACCCTCTTATATAGAAGCAACCCACTGGAATGAATGGTTAGCCAGTGCCGTTGACCCAGGAATTATTACCTTAAACGTTATTTCCGTATCAGGTACAACCGCCTACGACTACCTGTTCTATGGTCAAAACGTCCCTCGCCGTAACGATGGACGACTCAGAGACGGGATACTGAAGAAATATCGCCATATAGAAGAACTAAACTGGTGGTGTAATGGCGTTGACCCGCTCAACGATTATAACTCCATGCTATGGGGCTGTATGAAGCCCGACCGCCCCAGACGCGACCAGAACAAAGTCCATACAGTCATCAAATACGAACATCCCCCGCGAGTACCAACACGGGCATTTTTCTTGGTTGTACCAGATTACATCTGGGAGAGCGTAGCCGCACGATATGAAAAACCCATCAGCGATGAAGATAAAGCATCGGGTTTCTGGCACTGGGTATGGAAGTACAACATCCCCATTGTGATTTGTGAAGGAGCAAAAAAAGCCGGAGCGCTGTTAACAGCAGGCTACGCCGCCATTGCCATTCCCGGCGTAAACAGTGGCTACCGCCTTGCCAAAGATGAACTAGGGGAACCCACAGGAGACAAACATCTCATTCCCGACCTGCAACACTTCGCCACCCTGGGACGTAAATTCACCATTTGCTTTGACCACGACACCAAGCCACAAACACTCCAACGGGTCAACATTGCCATTAGCCAAACCGCGAAACTGTTAGCTGCCTGTGGCTGTCAAGTCCTGGTTACAGAGTGGAGTTACCCAGAAAAAGGTATTGATGACTTAATCCTTGCTAGAGGGCAATCTGTAGCTGATGAAATCATCTCACAAGCCCTGACCGCCGAAAAAAAGCAGGCCAAAGAATACAGCCAACTATCTCATGACGCTGCACTCATCCTCAATCAGCGTTATCTGGGAGAATTACCCATCCCCGAAACCGCCAAACTGATTTTGCTCAAATCTCCCAAAGGTTCAGGTAAAACCGAGTCATTTGCTCCCATCGTTCAAGAGGCGATCTCGAACGGTCAACCCGTTATCCTATTATCTCACAGAGTACAATTAGCCCAAGCGATCGCTAACAGGCTAGGCATCCCCTACATCACCGAAGTCAGAAACAGCGAAACCGGGATTTTACTCGGCTTTGCCCTGTGTGTAGACAGTTTACACCCCTACGGACAAGCCAAATTTAACGCCGTTCACTGGAAACAACCCCTAGTGATCATCGATGAATCCGAACAAGTTATCTGGCACTTGCTGTCTGCCAACACAGAAGTGAAAAAACATCGGGTGGAAGTCCTCAACCAACTGTCACAGTTGTTCAAAAATGCCCTAGCCCCAGGACGTGGTAAAATCATCCTCGCTGATGCTGACTTGTCTGATTTATCACCAGAAATGGTCATGGGTCTAGCAGAAACCAAAGTTACCCCTTGGGTAGTAGTCAACACCTGGAAAGGTCAACCCTGTAATATTTACCACTACAAACAAACTACCCCAGTGAATTGGTTAGCTGCATTAGAAGCCCACATCAAAACGGGGGGTAAACCTTTCATTGCCGTAGATAGCCAAAAAGCCAAATCTAAGTGGGGAACCAAAGTCTTAGAGGCTCGGTTAAAGAAACAATTCCCCGACCGCAAAATACTCCGCATTGACTCCGAAACCATTGCCAACCCAGAACACGCGGCTTACGGTTGCATTGAGAGACTAAATCAGGTGCTGCTGGAGTATGACATTGTACTGGCCTCCCCATCCATCGGTACGGGGGTCAGCATTAACATTAGAGGGCATTTTACCAGTGTTTGGGGATGCTTCCAAGGGGTAGCCCCAGAAAATGCCACTCGTCAAGCTCTAGCCCGGATACGTGAGGATGTACCGCGCCATCTGTGGGTAGCCAGTCATGGACTGGGGAAAATCGGCAACGGAGCCATTAACCTCAAATCACTCTTAGCCAGTGAGCATAAACGCTTTCAAGCTAACTTGAGACTGCTGCAAGATGCCTCATTGATGATTAACAGCGACGAAATCAACATTAACCGCACTGCCCTCAACGTTTTTGCGAAAATGGGCTGTCGTATTAACGCTGGCATGATTCATTACCGTGAGTCAGTGCTGTCAGGATTAGCCGATGAAGGCCATCAGATTATCGATGTCCTAGATAACAAGACGAGAAAGAAATTAGACCAAGAGATTACTGCCCAAAAAAATGAAGTTTACAACGCTGAGTGCCAGGATGTGACTGCTGCTGACACCAGTAATTTGACTCCTGCTAAATATGAGGCGTTGCAACAACAACGGTCTAAGACAACTACAGAACGTCACCAGGAACGCAAATACAAGCTAGAGCAGCGTTACGGTGTGGACGTTACCCGTGAACTGGTGGCAAAGGACGATTCTGGCTATTACCCGCAATTGAGGCTGTGTTATTATCTCACTCTCGGACGAGAGTTTGTGCGCGATCGCGATCGCAAGCTGGGTGAAAAAATGCTCCAAGCTAAGAGCGCATGGCTACCGGACTTTAACGGTGGTCAACTTGGGTTAGTAATTCATGCCTTAGAAATGTTCAACATCCCCAATTTCATTGCCAACGACCGGGAACTCAGGGGAACTGATGCCGACTTGGTAGAAATGGCTAATAATGCCCTATCTGTGAAGTGGCAAGTCAAAACCGTGCTGGGTTTTTCCCTCAACGATAATGATAGCCCCATCGTTATCTTACGGCGATTCCTGAAAAAAATCGGACTGAAACTGAAGTATCAGGGTCGAGATGGCACAGGCTCACGCCAACGAGTTTACCGTGTAGTTGGCGCTGACGATGGACGCGATAAAATCTTCCAAAACTGGCTAGACAAGGATACAGCTCTGGCTTAACCACAATTCCCGAATGTCAACTTAAGTAAATAGATGTGCCAGTTGTAGTCTGAAGACCACAGCCTAGTTGCCTCATGGTTTCGTTCTATCTGTAGCAGGTTTTTACCCGGCTGGGAAGCTTAACAATGTGCTAGTTGAACCAACCGCCGTCCCAAAATGCTTGTTTTCGGTTACGTCCACTAACGGTAATTATATAGATATACAAATTTACTGGACAAACCTTACAGGCCAATAGTGATAGAAACTAAACCCCCAAGATTTTATTTAGCTGAAGTAGCGAATTAAATCTGACTGATGTATTCAATAAGAGAAGCGTCAGCCTGGAACCACTCCCCAACCAGTCTGATGGCTTGAAATTGCTGATGTAATGATTGCTCTAAATCCTGAGCTTGTTCAACCCCTTCCACTTGCACCGATTTTATGAGCTTTAATTGGGTTGGGCTAGATGTTTGCAGTGACTTCATCCTCTGTTCCAAATTTTTTGCCCGACCTATCTTAATCGCGTTACTATCCTCGTTGAGGATAAAGTAGACAAAATGAGCAGTCTTAGTTAACTTCTCACCACTAAAAGAAAGTGACCTATTACCAGGGGTCACAATTTTAGTTTCTGGACTTGCCCAAGTCCAGAGCCATGCAGACACTGCATTAATAGTTAAAGACTTTTGAGCTTTGATAGTAATCAGTTCTCCATTGATATTGAGTGTAAATTTCTTGCCAGCAGCCCTACCTCTAGATGGAACATTGAGATAGTCAGTGTATGTATTGGTATAAGTCTCAGTGTAAGGAACAGAATCTTTGTATCGTGTGACTGTAACTTCCTTGTGCTTTGTCACCCACCTGCCCACAGGAAGTTGATGAGGAATACTAAAACGTTTGATGTCTTCACTTAAAACTTCTACCCATCCCCAGCCCTCATCTGGATTATCTGGATTTCTATCGATGTAAATAACGTTCCAATTTTTCCTCGCCATTTGATTACTAATTTTTTTTCTGGCTCTTAGTGTTACTAGCAGGTTTCTGAGCCGCAGTAGTCCCACTCGCCCCACCAGAATTTTCATTCTCTAGAGTCTTTTTCTGACGACGAGTGCTTTTCCTCAACTCACCTATTAGATACTTAATCCGGCTACCACTCAAATTGATGCCCTGCCCAGCCAACATTTCTGAAACTTCATCGTAAGTGTAGCCATATTTATCAGAAGTCAGCTTCTCGATGTATCGCCTCATCTTGCGAACAGCTTCCCGGTCTGATACATCCTCTCGCTCCTTCGGCTTTTGCTCCTTTAAGACGCTAATCGCCTCATCAATCTTGCCCTTAGTAATCTTTTCAGAATCTTTTGGCTCAACCATTGCTATGAAATAAAATTGCTCATCATAATTTATATATTTTCCCCTATTTTTGAGATTGTATAACTCTAAAATTTCAGCCGATTGCAGCTACGCTGGTTGTAATTTTCGTAATGCGGCTACGCCGTCAGCATCATTTAACTGATGTTGATATAATTTTCCCGTTTTGGCTACGCCATTATCATCATTTTACTGATGCTGATTGTTGTCCCTCACCACTCCCAGCTACGCCGCCACCGTTATTTAAATACTGATATAATTCTCCTCTTCTGGCTACGCCATTACCATCATTTATTAAAAGCCGATCTACTTTTCATGTCCGGCTACGCCGTTGCTATATTCATCCGATGCCGACTTTAGCCGACTGTAGCTAACTCTTGCTAACCATAGCCGAATGGCACTAAGATAACGGCAAATCTATTATTTATAAGGCTCTTGGGTGTGGGGTGTCGGGTGTCGGGTGTGGGGAATTAAGAAGATGTTGAACTCTAGAACGTACTAAAATTCAATTTTCTTAAAAACTACACCCAACACCCTATCCCCAACACCCTGCTCTGACGAGATTTCGGCTTATCTTAGTGCCATTCGCTCATAGCCGAATGGCACTAAGATAACGGCAAATCTATTATTTATAAGGCTCTTGGGTGTGGGGTGTCGGGTGTCGGGTGTGGGGAATTAAGAAGATGTTGAACTCTAGAACGTACTAAAATTCAATTTTCTTAAAAACTACACCCAACACCCTATCCCCAACACCCTGCCCTGACGAGATTTCGGCTTATCTTAGTGCCATTCAACCATAGCCTTGTCCCTCCCGCTACGCCCTCGCAGTAATTCAGCCCCCACTGATATAATTATTATGTTTCAGCTAGGCTGTAATTGTCCTTCATCACCCCTGAATCTCCCTAACCCAGCCCCGGCTACCCCCGCACAGTTCCGCCCCCACTGACCTGTCGCCTACCCCCCGCAGCGTAGCTAGAAGCAAGCCGTGTCTTTTGCCTCCGGCAAACCTCGCTCCGCTCGGACGACAGGCTTGCCAAATGGGGAAGCCTCCCCCTTTGGAAACCCCCTCCCCCACCTCCCACAGTTATGCGCCCAAAACTGTCCAAAAACCTGCTGCGTACCA carries:
- a CDS encoding ribbon-helix-helix domain-containing protein: MSKRFSVTLPDTVFEQLETLADNQGRTTANLAAYLLELGVRNMKLEPLPTEKKKKK
- a CDS encoding GIY-YIG nuclease family protein, producing the protein MARKNWNVIYIDRNPDNPDEGWGWVEVLSEDIKRFSIPHQLPVGRWVTKHKEVTVTRYKDSVPYTETYTNTYTDYLNVPSRGRAAGKKFTLNINGELITIKAQKSLTINAVSAWLWTWASPETKIVTPGNRSLSFSGEKLTKTAHFVYFILNEDSNAIKIGRAKNLEQRMKSLQTSSPTQLKLIKSVQVEGVEQAQDLEQSLHQQFQAIRLVGEWFQADASLIEYISQI
- a CDS encoding plasmid replication protein, CyRepA1 family; amino-acid sequence: MKNSNSALQANQVIPGYETRSRPSYIEATHWNEWLASAVDPGIITLNVISVSGTTAYDYLFYGQNVPRRNDGRLRDGILKKYRHIEELNWWCNGVDPLNDYNSMLWGCMKPDRPRRDQNKVHTVIKYEHPPRVPTRAFFLVVPDYIWESVAARYEKPISDEDKASGFWHWVWKYNIPIVICEGAKKAGALLTAGYAAIAIPGVNSGYRLAKDELGEPTGDKHLIPDLQHFATLGRKFTICFDHDTKPQTLQRVNIAISQTAKLLAACGCQVLVTEWSYPEKGIDDLILARGQSVADEIISQALTAEKKQAKEYSQLSHDAALILNQRYLGELPIPETAKLILLKSPKGSGKTESFAPIVQEAISNGQPVILLSHRVQLAQAIANRLGIPYITEVRNSETGILLGFALCVDSLHPYGQAKFNAVHWKQPLVIIDESEQVIWHLLSANTEVKKHRVEVLNQLSQLFKNALAPGRGKIILADADLSDLSPEMVMGLAETKVTPWVVVNTWKGQPCNIYHYKQTTPVNWLAALEAHIKTGGKPFIAVDSQKAKSKWGTKVLEARLKKQFPDRKILRIDSETIANPEHAAYGCIERLNQVLLEYDIVLASPSIGTGVSINIRGHFTSVWGCFQGVAPENATRQALARIREDVPRHLWVASHGLGKIGNGAINLKSLLASEHKRFQANLRLLQDASLMINSDEININRTALNVFAKMGCRINAGMIHYRESVLSGLADEGHQIIDVLDNKTRKKLDQEITAQKNEVYNAECQDVTAADTSNLTPAKYEALQQQRSKTTTERHQERKYKLEQRYGVDVTRELVAKDDSGYYPQLRLCYYLTLGREFVRDRDRKLGEKMLQAKSAWLPDFNGGQLGLVIHALEMFNIPNFIANDRELRGTDADLVEMANNALSVKWQVKTVLGFSLNDNDSPIVILRRFLKKIGLKLKYQGRDGTGSRQRVYRVVGADDGRDKIFQNWLDKDTALA